One segment of Methylotenera versatilis 79 DNA contains the following:
- a CDS encoding YajQ family cyclic di-GMP-binding protein: MPSFDISSEVDMVALKNAIDTAGKQITNRYDFKGTSAKVELNEKDSIITLYGDNDFQLDQIKDILLPGMEKKEPDSTKRLEHKDVQKVGGNKVKQELKIRAGIDSELAKRIAKLIKDSGLKVQASIQGDEVRVNGAKRDLLQEAIAFCKKNVTDFPLQFGNFRD; this comes from the coding sequence ATGCCTAGTTTTGATATTAGTTCGGAAGTCGATATGGTTGCCTTAAAAAACGCCATTGATACAGCTGGTAAACAAATTACCAATCGCTACGATTTTAAAGGTACATCTGCCAAGGTTGAATTAAACGAAAAAGACAGCATTATTACTTTGTATGGTGATAATGATTTCCAGTTAGATCAGATCAAAGATATCTTGTTGCCAGGCATGGAAAAAAAAGAGCCAGATTCTACTAAGCGCTTGGAACACAAAGATGTGCAAAAAGTAGGCGGCAATAAAGTCAAACAAGAGCTGAAAATTCGCGCAGGTATTGATAGTGAATTAGCTAAACGCATCGCCAAATTGATTAAAGATTCTGGTTTGAAAGTGCAAGCAAGTATTCAGGGTGATGAAGTGCGTGTGAACGGCGCGAAACGCGATTTACTGCAAGAAGCCATCGCATTTTGTAAAAAAAACGTAACCGATTTTCCGTTGCAGTTTGGTAACTTTCGGGATTAG
- the ppnP gene encoding pyrimidine/purine nucleoside phosphorylase, whose amino-acid sequence MAQFDNVSVKKKANIYFDGKCVSHTVLFPNGTRSTIGVIFPSLLTFNTAAPELMEINLGVCKVRLQGEESWKTYSAGEKFTVPGNSSFDIEVTETLDYVCHFE is encoded by the coding sequence ATGGCGCAATTTGACAATGTAAGTGTAAAGAAAAAAGCAAACATATATTTTGATGGTAAATGTGTCAGTCATACCGTGTTGTTTCCTAATGGAACGCGCAGCACGATTGGCGTGATTTTCCCAAGCCTGCTCACTTTCAACACAGCCGCGCCAGAGTTAATGGAAATTAATTTAGGCGTCTGTAAAGTGCGCTTGCAAGGTGAAGAGTCATGGAAAACTTACAGCGCAGGTGAGAAATTTACTGTACCAGGTAATTCCAGTTTTGATATTGAAGTGACTGAAACCTTAGACTACGTCTGCCATTTTGAATAG
- a CDS encoding argininosuccinate synthase: MSKVNKVVLAYSGGLDTSVILKWLQDEYKCEVVTFTADLGQGEELEPARAKAKAAGVKEIYIDDVREEFVRDFVFPMFRANTVYEGEYLLGTSIARPLIAKRLIEIAAETNADAISHGATGKGNDQVRFELGAYALNPNIQIIAPWREWDLLSREKLMAYAEKNGIPVEMKHKQGGSPYSMDANLLHISYEGRHLEDPAAEAEETMWRWTASPEKAPDAAEYLDIEYVNGDPVSLNGETMKPHELLAQLNKIGGKHGIGRLDLVENRYVGMKSRGCYETPGGTIMLKAHRAIESITLDREVAHLKDDLMPRYASMIYNGYWWSPERIALQTLIDHTQSSVNGWVRVKLYKGNVIITGRDSKTNSLFDSTIATFEDDKGAYDQKDAGGFIKLNALRMRIAANLKNKQR, from the coding sequence ATGAGTAAAGTAAACAAAGTGGTGCTTGCCTATTCTGGTGGCCTAGATACATCGGTTATTTTGAAGTGGTTGCAAGACGAATATAAATGCGAAGTGGTGACTTTCACTGCCGATTTAGGCCAAGGTGAAGAGTTAGAGCCGGCGCGCGCAAAAGCGAAAGCAGCGGGCGTTAAAGAGATTTATATTGATGATGTGCGTGAAGAGTTTGTGCGCGATTTTGTGTTTCCAATGTTCCGCGCCAATACGGTTTATGAAGGTGAGTATTTATTAGGCACTTCAATTGCGCGCCCGTTAATCGCAAAACGTCTAATTGAAATTGCAGCCGAAACCAATGCTGATGCGATTTCGCATGGCGCAACGGGCAAAGGCAATGACCAAGTACGTTTTGAACTTGGTGCATATGCATTGAACCCAAATATTCAAATCATTGCGCCATGGCGTGAGTGGGATTTGTTAAGCCGTGAAAAATTGATGGCGTATGCTGAAAAAAATGGCATTCCAGTTGAGATGAAACATAAGCAAGGCGGCAGTCCGTATAGTATGGATGCTAATTTATTGCACATTTCTTACGAAGGTCGTCACCTAGAAGACCCGGCGGCAGAAGCTGAAGAAACCATGTGGCGTTGGACAGCAAGCCCAGAAAAAGCGCCAGATGCTGCTGAATATTTAGACATTGAATACGTGAATGGCGACCCAGTTTCATTAAACGGTGAGACGATGAAGCCACATGAATTATTGGCGCAATTGAATAAAATTGGCGGTAAGCATGGTATTGGCCGTTTAGATTTGGTGGAAAATCGTTATGTAGGCATGAAATCACGTGGTTGCTATGAAACGCCAGGTGGCACGATTATGCTAAAAGCGCACCGTGCGATTGAATCCATCACATTGGACCGTGAAGTAGCACATTTAAAAGATGATTTAATGCCGCGCTACGCCAGCATGATTTACAACGGTTATTGGTGGAGTCCGGAGCGCATTGCCTTACAAACGTTGATCGATCATACACAAAGCTCAGTTAACGGATGGGTGCGTGTGAAGCTTTATAAAGGTAACGTGATTATTACTGGGCGTGATAGTAAAACCAATTCGCTATTTGATTCAACGATTGCTACTTTTGAAGATGACAAAGGCGCGTATGATCAAAAAGATGCGGGTGGATTTATTAAATTAAACGCGTTAAGAATGCGTATTGCGGCTAATTTAAAGAATAAACAGCGTTAA
- the argF gene encoding ornithine carbamoyltransferase gives MAEIKHFLQFNDLTTDELNHIFARTKWIKQQFKTYQQYWPLQDRTLVMIFEKASTRTRLSFEAGMHQLGGAAIYLNTRDSQLGRGEPVEDAAQVISRMSDIVMIRTFEQDIIERFAANSRVPVINGLTNEYHPCQILADIFTFIEQKGSIKGKTVAWIGDSNNVCNTWLQAAEVLDFNVHVSTPPGYEVEVERANLYGDDHFETFADPMEAARGADLVTTDVWTSMGFEAENEERMRDFADWQVDADMMKVAAKDALFMHCLPAHRGEEVAAEVIDGAQSVVWDEAENRLHVQKALMEYLLLGKISS, from the coding sequence ATGGCTGAAATTAAACATTTTTTGCAATTCAATGATTTAACTACTGATGAGTTAAATCATATATTTGCGCGCACCAAATGGATCAAGCAGCAGTTTAAAACTTATCAGCAATATTGGCCATTGCAGGATCGCACTTTGGTGATGATTTTTGAAAAAGCCAGTACACGTACGCGTTTATCGTTTGAAGCGGGCATGCATCAATTAGGAGGGGCGGCGATTTATTTAAACACGCGTGACTCACAGTTGGGTCGTGGTGAGCCGGTAGAAGATGCGGCACAAGTGATTTCGCGCATGTCAGACATTGTGATGATACGGACCTTTGAGCAGGATATTATTGAACGCTTTGCCGCTAATTCGCGCGTGCCAGTGATTAATGGCTTAACGAATGAATATCATCCTTGCCAGATTTTGGCGGATATTTTTACCTTTATCGAACAAAAAGGCTCGATAAAAGGCAAAACGGTCGCTTGGATCGGTGATAGTAATAATGTCTGCAATACATGGTTGCAAGCGGCAGAGGTGCTGGATTTTAATGTGCATGTTTCTACGCCGCCAGGTTATGAAGTAGAAGTGGAACGCGCTAATTTGTATGGCGACGATCATTTTGAAACGTTTGCGGATCCAATGGAAGCCGCGCGCGGTGCAGATTTAGTGACCACGGATGTATGGACTAGCATGGGTTTTGAGGCCGAAAACGAAGAGCGTATGCGCGACTTTGCCGATTGGCAAGTCGATGCTGACATGATGAAGGTTGCTGCTAAGGATGCGCTATTTATGCATTGTTTGCCTGCACATCGTGGTGAAGAAGTAGCGGCCGAAGTGATCGACGGCGCACAATCGGTTGTATGGGATGAAGCGGAAAATCGTTTGCATGTGCAAAAAGCCTTAATGGAATATTTATTGTTGGGAAAAATAAGCAGTTAA